A single genomic interval of Gemmatimonadota bacterium harbors:
- a CDS encoding Ig-like domain-containing protein, producing the protein MFRTSLTTAALVVVSAQVVHAQAEVARIVADPARVTIRAGQTLPLKITAFDAQNREIAGPMMRVNAPRGTMRWAEGQLSAMRAGSYTLTVAAAGRDNALVTLDIPVLITNPAIAKLEIAGEAGAPYVGTMLAHTAKGSHEDGSVRQDLRVTWRSSDATVASVDRFGNLTALKPGAVSISAEAEGVTARKSYTIAANPVASLDLAVTENTVNTGDVVHLKATAKRANGQPVTDAKISWTFQYTPDDTTAAPGGPGMIDRAPDGTDLFAANAPGRFTLMAQAGNVFARTVVDVKPRDVRRRITVTGRGNINTTATSDLWPWTGKDGRDYALVGTWGGDGYAIVFDITDMNNIVRTDSVKVDARTINDVTVSPDGRYGVLTREGASNRVNGVVILDLATPAHPKVAATFDEDLTGGVHNAFATNDYLYAISGGMKYVIIDIRDIYKPKKVGEYKYPGARIHDLWVNNGIAYSAQGGIGAVIVDVGNGKWGGSPQNPKLINVFPVNSGHEIYPYFQKSTGKTYLFLGDEEMNREGRVWEGTNYRNTLGTAGGVAQTSGGYVHIVDATDPMNMKKVGRYHLEDYGAHDIIVEDDVLYQAYYDGGVRVVDVSGELLGNLAEQRREIAVFKSFDPKGFTANASFVMNAMPWKGQVLFTDFNSGLWAAKLEPKPKVTP; encoded by the coding sequence ATGTTCCGTACGTCCCTCACGACGGCCGCGCTCGTTGTGGTGAGCGCGCAGGTCGTCCATGCCCAGGCCGAAGTTGCCCGCATCGTCGCCGATCCGGCGCGGGTTACCATCCGGGCCGGCCAGACCCTGCCCCTCAAGATCACCGCGTTCGACGCCCAGAACCGCGAGATTGCGGGCCCGATGATGCGGGTGAACGCGCCCCGCGGCACGATGCGCTGGGCCGAAGGGCAGCTGAGCGCGATGCGCGCCGGCTCGTACACGCTCACGGTGGCCGCCGCGGGTCGGGACAATGCCCTGGTGACGCTGGACATCCCGGTCCTGATCACGAACCCGGCCATTGCCAAGCTGGAGATTGCCGGCGAAGCGGGGGCGCCCTACGTGGGCACGATGCTCGCGCACACGGCGAAGGGATCGCACGAAGACGGGAGTGTGCGGCAGGACCTCCGCGTGACCTGGCGTTCGTCGGATGCCACGGTGGCCTCGGTGGACCGCTTCGGGAACCTCACGGCGCTCAAGCCGGGAGCCGTCTCCATCTCAGCGGAGGCCGAAGGGGTCACGGCACGGAAGAGCTATACGATCGCCGCGAACCCCGTCGCGTCGCTCGATCTTGCCGTCACGGAGAACACGGTGAACACGGGTGACGTCGTGCACCTCAAGGCCACCGCGAAGCGTGCGAATGGCCAGCCGGTGACCGACGCCAAGATCTCGTGGACCTTCCAGTACACGCCGGATGACACCACGGCGGCTCCCGGTGGACCCGGGATGATCGATCGGGCGCCAGATGGGACCGACCTGTTCGCGGCGAACGCGCCGGGTCGCTTCACGCTGATGGCGCAGGCAGGCAATGTCTTCGCGCGCACGGTGGTGGACGTCAAGCCCCGCGATGTGCGCCGCCGGATCACGGTGACGGGGCGTGGCAACATCAACACAACGGCGACGTCGGACCTCTGGCCCTGGACGGGCAAGGATGGTCGCGATTACGCGCTCGTGGGCACCTGGGGCGGCGATGGCTATGCCATCGTGTTCGACATCACGGACATGAACAACATCGTGAGGACCGACTCGGTGAAGGTCGACGCTCGCACGATCAACGACGTGACGGTCTCCCCGGACGGGCGTTACGGCGTGCTGACGCGCGAGGGCGCGTCGAACCGGGTGAACGGTGTGGTCATCCTCGACTTGGCGACGCCGGCACATCCGAAGGTGGCCGCGACGTTCGATGAAGACCTCACCGGTGGTGTGCACAACGCTTTTGCGACCAACGACTACCTGTATGCGATCTCCGGTGGGATGAAGTACGTCATCATCGACATCCGCGATATCTACAAGCCAAAGAAGGTCGGTGAGTACAAGTATCCGGGCGCCCGCATCCACGACCTGTGGGTGAACAACGGGATCGCCTACTCGGCCCAGGGCGGGATCGGCGCGGTGATCGTCGACGTCGGCAACGGCAAGTGGGGCGGAAGCCCACAAAATCCAAAGTTGATCAACGTCTTCCCGGTCAACTCCGGCCACGAGATCTATCCCTACTTCCAGAAGAGCACCGGCAAGACCTACCTCTTCCTCGGCGACGAGGAGATGAACCGCGAGGGTCGGGTGTGGGAAGGGACAAACTACCGAAACACGCTCGGCACCGCGGGCGGCGTCGCCCAGACGTCGGGGGGCTATGTGCACATTGTGGACGCCACCGACCCGATGAACATGAAGAAGGTCGGGCGGTACCACCTGGAGGACTACGGCGCCCACGACATCATCGTCGAGGATGACGTGCTCTACCAGGCGTACTACGATGGCGGCGTGCGCGTGGTCGATGTCTCCGGCGAGCTGCTGGGGAACCTGGCCGAGCAGCGGCGCGAGATCGCCGTGTTCAAGTCGTTCGACCCGAAGGGCTTCACTGCCAACGCCTCTTTCGTAATGAACGCGATGCCGTGGAAGGGGCAGGTGCTCTTCACGGACTTCAACTCGGGGTTGTGGGCCGCCAAGCTGGAACCGAAGCCGAAAGTCACGCCGTAA